cCATTCTGTCCCATCATCAGGTAGCACCTTCTCATCCTATGATCCTAGGAAGCCACCAGTGAAGAGTAAGTACAAGCTGCAGAGCATCTGTGGTCTCCTATAGCTTCTCCTTTGCACACGAATGAATCTTCTTTCTGCTGCAAGAGAAATCCAGGCTGTGTGGGAGGGTCGAGAGGTATCCTCTCCCTGAAGAGAGGATGGTGAAGTCAGTTCGAACTTCTTGCACGAGAAAAAGCATAGGGAAAATCTGGAGGTGCAGGGTCGGGATGTGGAGCCTGGagtttgctttggggctctcTGGAGGTCCTAGCAGCATTTaagaaagctgctgtgctccactatttgtttgcttcacttgctttccctttcccttgtGCTATCTTCGTTCCATCTGGCTGTTTGTAATAAAGAAAAGCTTGCTCTttttggaagaaagcagtgcGTTTACCAAAGGTGTGTGTTCTTGCAGTGCTGAAAGCAGTGTGGGTCCTGCTCTGTCCGTGACCTGAAAATAAGATGGGCCATAAGCACTTGTGCAGGCCTTCATtggccagggctgcagctctgaacTGCTTTCTGCAATGGTCTGTAACCTCTGCTTTAAcgttgatttttgttttttctttttttttcctcctattttgCAGAAATTGCACCCATGATGGCAAAGACTAtcaaagctttcaaaaacaGGTTCTCTCGGAGATAGGTtggaagcacagagctgggatttTTCTCTCTCGTGGGGAAGTGGCACTGATGGGGGAGAAGGTACCAAAACAGCCCAAGTCCTTTGAACTCTGtggaggctgcagctgctgggagagacTGATCTGCACAAGATGACAGCAcagtattttatcttttattctcGTCCCTTCTCCCTAACGTCCTGTTTCTGGCCTTGTCTTCTCTCTAAAGAAAGATGTACAGGATCTCCAGATGTGAGAAAATGTGAAGTCTTGGCACCTGCTGAGAGTAGAAAATCCAGAGACTATTTACTATTTAACCTCTTAATAAATTATGAAATGGTTTAATTAATACTTCACCCCTCAAGCCCACCGGTACTATTTATGTCACTCCCAGTAGtctcccccctcccagcccagcacaagGGCAGGCCCTGGCTGCACTGGCAGGAATCCATCCGGATGGGCAACGCTTCTCAAGGAATCCTGTCCTTGTGGCCTGGTACCTGCTGGGCTCAGAGTCCCACCCGGACTCTGGGACAGGTGGCACTGGTTACCCTTGTGCTCAACAGTCCATTGGCAAGTGCATCAGGTCTTGAGGCTTTGCTCTAACCATGTATCTTAATAAAATCTTAGCTCTTGACCTCTTCTCTGCTGTTACTGTAGATGTCAAACAGATGCTTACGTTGCTGTGCAGGAATGCCAGGAGCCACTGAGGactctttctctgctgctgttgtcttctgctggctgctgggaaTAAAAAGATGAAGGGTTTGAGGAGAAGTTTTACTGTACACCAATgagtattttccctttttattttaagggaGTGGACTTTTGTCTGCctctggaattaaaaataagttttaagaTCTCAGTGAAGGCATTGCTTTGCCTCTTTTAATGGTaagaaggaatatttttatcTGGTTTTCTGTGTGGAACTGGGAAGGGTTTGTTTCCAGTTGGAAGCTGGTGCTCAAATCTTGTCCTTCccctgtgtgttttcttttgcccATCTTTAGAGAAAGTGAGGATTTTAGTCTTAGAGTTTGGAACCGCTTGTCTGAGGTCAGAGAGAGTTGGATAATGGAATGTGTTGGTTTTAAAGTGCATCTGCTTCACAGCAGGAGCTCCAAACTCCCAGCTGTACTCAGTGTCTGGAAGGAAGGACTCACGATGCCAGCTGGTGGCTGCATTGCAAGGTGCCAGGGTGTGAGGTGTGTGATTCCAGGgcttgctgcagcactgcaatggCACGTATAGCCTTATCATAGCACTGGTGGGGTACGTCTACCTCGGAGCAACCTCAGCTGAAGGCAGCGCGAACAGAGGTTGCAGCCAGGTGGAACCTGCTTGCACAGCACTGGAGTGGTGCACAGGGGGGTTAGGGAAGGGGAGAGCTCTGTGCTCCGGGCTGTTTGTTGCCCCAGGCCTTTGTTTGGCTGAAAAAGGTGCAGGTGATGACAGCAGGGAGTGCTGCTTGGGGGTCGCTGCCTGTGCTGCCCGGGGCTCCTCGCTGGGTTGTGTCCTCCCTGGGTGGCTTTAGGAACGTCCCTGTGTGCTTCtggtttccttccttttgttctgttttaatcCATTCTCAGCGTCCTCTgatgagtttttttgttttcttgtgttgAAGGTCTTGGAAAGGTGTTTTCAGCCTCTCCAGTGCTGTATGTTTGTTACAGTCCCAGGTGCTTTAATGTTACTGTGTAGCATTTCAGTGCATCCTGCTGTAAGATAATTGCTCCCGGCTCCTGCAGTACGCTGTATTTAATTTGGCTGTACTTCTGATTCCGTGACAATACACGACCTTCTGCTGCCCGTTGTGCTCCCAGTTCTCCCCCCCTGGGGCAAAGCCCTGCTTTGGGCCTGGCTGCAGGCGCTGAGCTGTGACCTTACCCGACCGTACCCGGCCCCTCAGACCCCTCCCCCCTCCATCCTCTTCTGTCCCCCTGTTCCCAGCTGGGGGGGCCCCGTGCCCCATGGCGGTGCAGTGCCCCTCGGCCTCGCGCATTCCCTCTGTTCTGCTACAGCCCCgagcagtgctgcctctgccccgCTGCCACCGGGGGTGGGGGGCGACTCTGacatgtatttgtatttttgtccCCGATGTGTATATACAATTTTCtatgttcctttttttgtggTAACTaagatgaatattttaattagataagttatatgaaaaagaagaacGATCGCGTCTCAATAAAACCCGAACACTGGACCCTCGGCCGCCTCTTCCTTTCTGAGCATGCGCTGCTCCACGCCCGGGGTGTGGGCGGGGCTTGTGGGCGGGGCGTGCGCCGCGGGTGGGCGGGGCCGGCGGGTGAACGGCGCCCGCAGGGGGCGGGGCGTGTGCTTGGGGGCGGTGGGTTTGTTTGGTGGGCGGGGCTCTGCAGGCATGGCGCAGGGACACGGGCCCGGGCGCTGCCGGTGCTGCGGAGCGGacggcggggagcggggcgcgGCATGGGGCCTGCATCTGCGCATCGACCGCGGGCGGTTGCAGTGCCTCAACGAGCGGCGCGAGGGCAGCGGCGCCCGCGTCTTCCGGGCCTGGGAGGAGCGCGGCGACCGCGAGCAGGTGTGGTACCGGGGCCCGTGGGCAGTGCCGGGGAGGCCGGGCCCGTCCTGAGCCGCTCCTCTGCCCGCAGTTCGTGGAGAGCGACGAGGACGCGGAACTGCTCTTCAACGTCCCGTGAGTGCGCGACCCGGGCGGGCGAGGGGCTGCGTGAGGCCGCGGTGCTCCGCTGTCAccgctctgctgtgctccctcccAGCAGGTTCACAGGCAGCGTGAAGCTGAAGGCTGTCATCGTGATGGGGGAGGACGATGGCTCGCACCCCTCTGAGCTGCGGCTGTGAGTGAAGCGTGTACCACTGCTAGGCTGCACTGTTCTTTAGCTACGGGTCAATGCGGTGCCTGGCTACTGGgcagcagcccagagccacGAGGAGGAAGAAGCTGGAGCTTGTATGGGGGTGAACATGGCTGCTCGTGCCACAGCTGTGGTCTGCACTGAACCCAGCCTGCTCCTGGTGCCTGGGATTGTGGTGGTGCTTTGTGGCAGCGTCGGTAATTTCTGCTACAGAAGGCAAAGCACTGCCTTATTGCTGAGGGGAATCCAGGAAGCACTAATATGTGGGGAGGGAGCCCATTAGTGACTCTGCGCTTTAATAACTTTCTGGGTTTTGTCTCTCTGTTCCTAGGTTCAAGAACATTCCCCAGATGTCCTTTGATGATGCTGCCCGGGAGCCAGAGCAGACATTCAACCTCAACCCCGACCCTGTGGGCGAGCTTGAGTACCCCACCAAGTACGGACCTGGCCCATGCAGCACTGCCCATGGCTGCTGGTGGTGACAgatgtgcactgcagggaggggaaaagCTGCATCTGCAACCTCAGCCGTTCGTTCCATGCCTGATGTGTGCAGGTTCTGCTAtcagtctgttttcttccagaattGCTCGCTTCTCCAATGTCCATGACCTCTCCATGTACTTCCCAAAGAACTTTGGAGCCGAGACAACGAAGATTTTCTACATTGGTCTGAAAGGAGAATGGACGGAGGTGAGAGCCAAGACAAGCAGGACTGCGTTACTGGTGTACAAAGAGCTTTAACCAGGGCTTAAGCTGAACTCTGGCTCTCTGGAAGGGGTGGGAAGGGTTGAAAGATCTGTGAGCTggggagcaggaaggaatgCAAATGCCACTGAGGTGTCCATCCCCATTCAGGCGCACCGCCACAAGGTCACCATCTGCAACTATGAAGCATCGCCCAACCCGGCCGaccaccagctgcagcaggtCACCCCGCAGAGCCACTGCATCTCTTGACTgtggctctgctctgtgcttgggGCCGGGAACGGACAGGGAGAGACGGTGCCCAAGGCCCTGGGGGCTCCGACTGAGTCCTGgtgtgcagggatggagcaccagTGCTGAACAGCTGGGCCCTCCCATTCTGCTGCCGCGCTGTGTCCTTCTCATTGCCAATAAAGCTTCGAGTTCAGAGCAGCCGCCGTGGCCTCACCGGGGCTcgagggggcggcggggcgcggcaGCCTCTCCTGCGCgcgtgtgtgtgcgtgcgcGCGTGTGTGTGCAGGAGCCACGGAGCGCAGCAGCGATGGGAGGTGCCCCCTGTGGCGGCTTAGATCACTTCCGGTTTGGGCGGGGCGCAGCCAAGATGGCCGACCCGGGGGGGGCGTCACTTCCGTCGCGCTGCCCCGGCCGCCACCTCGCGGACGGAAGTTccggcggagcgcggcggggccgggagcaACGCGCAGACGGCCCGACCGGAGGTGCGGGACAGGGCGGGACTGGACCGGACCACCGGGGCGGGAGGGGGAAGGCAGATCGTACCACGGACACCGGGACATGGGGGGGAGGAGGTTCCGGGCGGTCGTGCCGTGAGGTGGGGCGGGCGCTGAGCGGGCCGCGTGGGGCGTCGCTCCATGCCTGGGCTCGAGGCGCTCCGCTCGGCACAGCCTTTAGCCAGTCCCCAAGCGCCCGATCTGCGCAGAGAGCCGTGTCCGTGTCGGAGCCGCGGGAGCGGTCCCGCAGGCCCGTCCTGTCCCCCCGCTGCTGACTTCGCTTTGCGCCTGCGtgagcggcggggccgcggcccATCATTAAGCGATGGTCATTAAGGGCCTCGCGGCGCCGCTGCCACTTCCGTCGGAGCGGAGTGACCCCGCGCTGCTCTGCCGGCAGGTCCGGGGGCGGGTGGGGGGCGGTCGTGGCCTCGTCCGATTCCGGCGGTccggggtgggggtgggggtctcGCTCACCTTTCGGCCCCGCGGGTCGCGGTGTTCGTGTGGCAGCAGATGGGAACACGCAGATGTCCTCTCGTGGGGAATGGAGGTGGGCGCTGCGGGGTGCAGCGCTGTGAGCAGCGCTTGGAGCACTTTCTTCACCCCAAACCCCCGTGGGGACGGCACAGTCTGAGCTCCGGGATGGGCTGTGTGGGCCCtcggcagcctgagctgatgtggggcagccagcccaccgcacagggaggagggggtgatccttaaggccccttccaacccaaccgtgcTGTGGTGCTGTTTGCTCCAGGCAGCACATTTCAGCCTATCCAATTGATGGAATTTCAGCTCTTGTTGCCTCGTGTTGGCTGCCCCGTGCCCAGGAAGGTGTGTGAGGctgtgggagagctgctgtcatTTGTGGTTGTGGCTGCCAGGGATTTTGGCAggtgctgtttttctgcttgttgtTTTGACCCTGGAGTACACATGGCAGCGCGTGGGTGTGCATCTGCCAGCTTCCAGTGTTTTTGTTCGAGCTGGGGATCAGCTGAAGAGTGCTCAGTGAGACAAACCAAGCAGGTCACAGCCCAGACAGGGTACACTGCAGTCTGATTGTGTTCCTGGTGGGATCCAGGAGATAATGCTTCCAATGCACTTTCATCTAATTAGTGCTGAGCATGGGCTGCAGCCAGAGGTGAGAGTTGTGCCCGTCGCATGAAGCACGGCAGTTTGCGTGAATTGTACAGGCAGCACGAGAGGACTCTGCTACCCCCAGGTCTGGGGGCCGACAGCCTGACTCACTCTTGGATGGTTCCATAAAGAGCTGAAGCTCTTACAGAGCTATCAACGCCTGTTAAAATTGCTGCGTGGCTGCTCTGGTGCTTCCTGCTCCCCCACTGCTGCAGATTTGGGTCAGGCTCCTCCTTGTCTTCACCAGGAGCCAAGATGCTGACGCTGCTCTCTGCCCCTGTCGCCGCTGTCACTGGAATAGCTTTGGCTATGAGGTGTCACTGGGCTAGTTTTAATGTTCTCCATGCCCCAGGCATATGGCCCCACTCGCCTGGCTCCCGCATGCCTCCAGAGCTGCAATGTGGGCATCATTTGCTGGCTTAGAGTTATTTTCCTGCCTCACCTTTGTCCCTTTGCCCCACAGGTGCCAGTGTCTGAGTCTGTCGGTGTATGTGCGGTAACAACATGTCTGTCCCCCTCCTCGCTGATGCCGTGACTGTCTCAGGGGCAGAGCGGGAGACTGCCGCGGTAAGGGGGCTGCATTGGCAGGGACCCCTCCTACCTCACCCCTCTGTCCTCCGgtcctcctggctctgcagctcctctgctcttaGATGGGGAGAAGTGAGGATGGGTTTCCTGGGATTTTTGGTGGCTTAGGCTAAGGAAGGTGGCACCCAGGGCCCTGTGGCACAGTGATTATGGTGATGGGGTGCCTGTTCCGCCCATCCGTAATGCTCAGAGCTGCAAAGGCATGTCATTAGCATCAGCTAATTTCTACCTGTTTGATTCTCTGCTGCTTAGTGACTAAATGGCCTTttgccacatccccacatgtccctgctgctctcctggtaCACAGTCACCACACCCACtaattcatctgtttttctggtttatttAACAGGTCATTTTTTTACATGGCCTTGGAGACACAGGGTGAGTATTGCTGGAGCTGTCTCTGTGCCACGTGGCTGGATGTGGGCCCGACCGTTTGCTGCTTTGCACGGAGCATCTTGGGGATGTGTCTGGGGCTTTGatctcagccacagcagctgaGCTCGTGCTATCCGAGTGGGGAATCTCTGGCCAGCGGCTGTCTGTGCTTCAGCTTGGATATTTATGATGTCCCCTATCCCCTGCGGgtttgatttttctgctttaagacaaacagacaagcACTGTACTTTTTCCCATTATTGGGAGGGCTGGGAGTGTCTGAGTTAGAGCGCAAGGTGGCCTTAGAGGATAGAGTGagatacagcagcagcaaaagacTGCTCCCTGCACAGGAGGTTCTGTCCCCTGATGGGGGGAGGCAGAAGAACTGATGGCAGTTCTTCTGTCTCCAGCTAATGAGCTCTGCGTGCTGCCTTTGCCTTGCTGGAGATTCACATAGGTTGAGGCTCTTGAGGCCAGGGAGTAGGAGCATCAAAGCTGAGTGTCCTTGAGGGGAAGTCTCTCATCTTCATCAGCATCCTCCAGGTGCTCAGGCTCCTCTATTCTCTCTCCCCAGACACAGCTGGGCTGAAGCTCTCTCCTCCATCCGCCTCCCCTACGTGAAGTACATTTGCCCTCATGCGTAAGTGATTGGTGAAGGGTCCTGGGAGGGGTGGGTGGGACCCCAGTGGGGTCCTTTGATAAAGATGTCCTGCAGCCGGCGGGCCCCTGCTGCCACTTATTTCTCTGAAACatccaaattattttctctgcagacCCCGGATCCCAGTAACCCTCAACATGAAGATGGTCATGCCTTCCTGGTGAGTACTTTGGGTGGCAGAGGTGGGGTCTTCCAGAGTGGGTGGAACACTTGAGGAGTATTCTGGGGAGTGAGAAGGATTGGAGAAGAGCACCCAGTTCCCTTCTCCATGTACGCTGGTTGCTGGCTGAGGTTTGGGGCTgactctgctgcttctcccaggtTTGACCTGATGGGCTTGACTCCAGATGCACCTGAGGATGAAGCCGGAATcaagaaagctgcagagagcagtaagAGGCTTTGGAGAGGGGGAAGTGCTGAGCTCCTGGGTGCCTCTCCCTCTCTGGGGCGGGTGTcttgtttctgcttcttgttcCTTTCTCCTGCCCTGTGGTTCCAGCCCACTTCTCCCAGACTGCAGGCAAACTCATTCAGTCTGTGGGTCCTCTAGTGACTGCCTCtccctgtgtgctgtgtgcaccTCAGGCCTCGGGCAATGCTGGTCAACTCCCCCGCTTTTACTGActcatttctgtgttgttttccagTTAAAGCAATTATCGAGCATGAGATGAAAAATGGAATCCCACCCAACCGTATCATCCTGGGAGGCTTCTCACAGGTGAGCTGAGCTGCATGGGGCTCTCGGGCAGGGCAGACAGAGGGCTTGGgccctccctttccttcctaAAGATGGGGAGGAGCTTTGCTGGCAGGGAAGGGGCTGAGcgctggggctgtgtggggcacGTGGCGCTAACACCTTCCTCCTCACTGCAGGGTGGTGCCTTGTCACTGTACACGGCTCTCACCTGCCAGCACCAGCTGGCCGGCATCGTGGCGCTCAGCTGCTGGCTCCCGCTGCACAAGGCCTTCCCACAGGtaccctgccctgctgccaccctgcGTGTCTGTAAAGCACCTGCCTTCAGGGGATCCCCTCTCTGAGCACCCTTAAGTACTTCTTCATTGTTGCAGGCAGCAAGTAACGGTGTGAACAAGGACATTGCCATTCTGCAGTGTCATGGGGAGATGGATCCTATGATCCCTGTTCGCTTTGGGGCCCTCACTGCTGAGAAGCTGAAATCAGTTGTGACCCCTGCCAAGGTCCAGTTCAAAACCTACCCTGGTGTGATGCACAATTCCTGTCCTCAGGTCAGTGCCTTGggcagagagaggggaaggggcTGTTGCAGCCACACCCTTGGGATCAGCTTGTGGGCACGGCCCTTGAGCAGCCCTGGTGCAATGGGCTCTGCTCTCTTGCAGGAGATGATGGCGGTGAAGGAGTTCATTGAGAAGCTGCTGCCCCGGATCTAACCAGAGCCAGTCCAGACTGTCGCAGGGAAGGATGCCGAGGTCACAGCTGCCAATCTTTCCCCTGTGACCCGTCCGCTGCAAACGGAAGCCATGGCACCCACCCTTGCCTCCCACCGCAGGCTGGCCCCCGCCTCTCCCATCTCCTTGCGCCGCCTCCTCTCTGCTGGGGGTGCCCTGCCCccctgctgctctcagagcTGAGGTCGGAGCTCTCTAAGGCGAGCCCTGAGTGgccttttctcttctctcactCTGAGCAGTTTCTGTGGGGACCACCATTCCCTCGATTTCCCATTCAGGCACTGCAGTGTGTGGGGCTGGCGTGGTGCAGGCCAGTTGTTCttgttatttgtttcttttgtaacAGTGTTAGGGGTGGGACACGCCTGGTGCAGCGGGAGGGGTGAGGCGGGCACAGGACAGGGCCTCATGACTGCTCTCAGCCTCCACTCAGGCGACTCACGGGTTTTCAATCAGAGCTCAGGAACCCGGGactctcctgcagctgcctcaAGGCCCAGGGAGAGGCTCTGCTCTGGGTTGGTACCGTCAAAGGCTGCCCCAACCCCAGGGGCTGGCAGAGTGGCAGCTGTGCAGCTCACACACCTCTGCATTTGGGGCTGTGGTCCCTGCCCTGTCGCACACGCACACTCCCATGGGctagcagcagctctgtcctcCTCCAGATAATCACCTCCTTCGTCCTCCTCCTGTCTTTGCTTTTACAATCTCCTCTTCAGCCCTGGATGGGGGCCCAGAGGGGTCTGTCTCACTCcctcagcccagctctgcatCCAGGTGCTGCTGTTTACAGCTGGCTGCTTAGCACCTCTGCCACAAAGCCTACCCTGTGCTGGATGGGTCCTGAATGTCTCTCTTGCTGCtacttctccttccttttggaCCTGGGCTGGCTCAGGGAGGTGGAGAGTGGGATGAGGCATCCTGGCCCTGGCTGGCATGGCTGGAGGCAACAGGTTGGCTCCTAGTCATAATCTCACCAGCATCTGACGCCTGGGAACTGCTGTGCCGGTtctgtggggcagcagagggtctctgtgctgccctgggtCTGGGTGAAGGGTGGAGGCCATGTTGGCCTTTCAGTGTACAATCAGAGGCTGTCCAGAACCAGCATCAGCACCGTGCCCCTCACCCAGCTGGCTACAACTGAGGCTGTGCCTCTTCCTGGCCTGgagaggcacagcccagagctgctcactGCGCCCCAATCACCTCCTCCACCTGCCACAGGTGGGCTCCCATCACCCTCTCCCCTCCTGCGAGGCCACGGGCAGAGGCTGTTGAGCGGTGCTGCCCTTCTCACCTCCCTGGGCTGAGCCCGCAGCACTGCTGGGCCCACTGGGCTGTAGCTGTCAatgtcttctttaaaaaaaagaaaaaaaaaaaaagaaaccaaccaacCTGTCTGGGCCATGGGCTGCGGCTCCTTCCCGTGTGCTGCCTCTGTGGGTCCCTGCTCTGTTTTACTCTTGCCCTGCACAGTCCTGCTTGGCgcctgcagctgtgcccaggggctgtgtggggcagagggaacCTCGTTCCAGCCCTGGGGATGTGCAAAGCAATAACCCGCATACTGGAGAGTCAGGTCTGTCAGACCCATCCTTGGTTTTTTGGGTTGTGttgggctgtttttttttttttttttttttttcctttaggaagTTTTAAACCAGCAAACGTACTGCTGGCATTAGGGGAGCCCAGCTCTTCCCCTTGCTTGGGGTTATGTcctgctgtttcttctgcttggtGTGTTTCAAACTGCTGGAGCCTGCCCCCCTCTGCTCTGGACAAAGAAGAGGGGCATGAGGCTTGGGCATGGGCAGCCCACTCTCAGCTGTGAACTGGAACAGGGTGCGTGGTGGGGCCAGCAGGGGCTGGGGACCTGTGGCTGTCCTCAGGTACGGCTCCCTGTAGTGCATTCCTGCTCACTCCCAGGGAGCAGCATGCgctgagctggggctggggccGTGCTGAGGATCCAGGGAGGGAGAGTGGCTTCTCTCCATTCCTCAATACagctttcccccctcccccccccccttctttttcccctctattttgTCTTCCTTGTCTGGGGTCTCTTCGTGTGTGTGGTCCACAGAGTCAGATACAAGGTTAAATAAATCATAAACCTCTCCcagctgagctggcagtgtTTGTCATTCACGCTCCATGGGCACTGCCCCAGTGGCTGCCTAGGTGCAGCAGGCACGGAACAGAGCTGCTACTTAGAAAGTAAGAAAATTTATTTAGAAACAAATCAAAAGCTCTATTCATAATTTAGTAGTGTAAGTTATTAATCTACCTGACAGCAAACTGGGCTAGCTGAGTCATCA
Above is a genomic segment from Gallus gallus isolate bGalGal1 chromosome 23, bGalGal1.mat.broiler.GRCg7b, whole genome shotgun sequence containing:
- the LYPLA2 gene encoding acyl-protein thioesterase 2 isoform X1; the protein is MCGNNMSVPLLADAVTVSGAERETAAVIFLHGLGDTGHSWAEALSSIRLPYVKYICPHAPRIPVTLNMKMVMPSWFDLMGLTPDAPEDEAGIKKAAESIKAIIEHEMKNGIPPNRIILGGFSQGGALSLYTALTCQHQLAGIVALSCWLPLHKAFPQAASNGVNKDIAILQCHGEMDPMIPVRFGALTAEKLKSVVTPAKVQFKTYPGVMHNSCPQEMMAVKEFIEKLLPRI
- the PITHD1 gene encoding PITH domain-containing protein 1, which translates into the protein MAQGHGPGRCRCCGADGGERGAAWGLHLRIDRGRLQCLNERREGSGARVFRAWEERGDREQFVESDEDAELLFNVPFTGSVKLKAVIVMGEDDGSHPSELRLFKNIPQMSFDDAAREPEQTFNLNPDPVGELEYPTKIARFSNVHDLSMYFPKNFGAETTKIFYIGLKGEWTEAHRHKVTICNYEASPNPADHQLQQVTPQSHCIS